The proteins below come from a single Antennarius striatus isolate MH-2024 chromosome 18, ASM4005453v1, whole genome shotgun sequence genomic window:
- the aire gene encoding autoimmune regulator yields MHQNNMSNPEDTPLPSRLPECIVSQMDACRMMNLCSLLRELRTDIAMTIHDSFPLLYGLADKNIITDQILKDTLEKEGREGIHKAMYSLLSWVLEQSRSTIQAFWNNLFRDYNMDSYPKLHKLLSNLPSRKDATGSRDEKRSSEDREKSHIKKRSHKDRGANSHDPQSQYLAKTSDQPGGKMKLFKVMNKAPAPQLPSANSVQVFSSSSVHIPVSLSSSSSASTAKPPVGRDPTEKICNKRILGFDNKSLGAARTCMKFVGGFYSHGQETNGESRPKNSFHHKGETTADMVHFNDDECAVCKDGGELICCDGCPQAFHLTCLDPPLISIPIGSWQCERCRGKRVKKEDAQMPLQPSVAQTQTVPSNSNCLVSLSTSATSSMNAPGIGNQCSGEELVTLREACGVCHLTEGDLTLCLQCLGCFHSHCHFSNGRSICLSCSRSWGSSAVNEAESRGLQAATGAQIPLAYDPNTSLAEHRLLKDEISSILGDPLSIDGVLHWTFQNNSNSVPDSQGCYQ; encoded by the exons atgcaccAGAATAATATGTCAAACCCTGAGGACACACCCCTTCCATCCAGACTACCTGAG TGTATTGTGTCACAAATGGATGCTTGTAGGATGATGAACCTGTGCTCCCTCCTGAGGGAATTACGGACAGACATAGCAATGACAATACATGACTCTTTCCCTCTTCTCTATGGTCTGGCAGACAAAAACATCATCACTGACCAGATACTGAAG GACACTCTGGAAAAGGAGGGAAGAGAAGGGATCCACAAAGCAATGTACTCGCTCCTGTCCTGGGTCCTGGAGCAGAGTAGATCCACCATCCAGGCCTTCTGGAACAACTTgttcagagactacaacatggACAGCTACCCCAAGCTGCATAAGCTGCTCTCTAACCTGCCGTCCA GAAAGGATGCGACAGGTTCTAGAGATGAGAAGAGATCCTCTGAAGATCGTGAAAAATCTCACATTAAGAAGAGGAGCCACAAGGACAGAGGAGCAAACTCACATGATCCTCAGTCACAGTATCTTGCAAAGACCAGCGACCAACCAG gtggcAAAATGAAGCTGTTCAAAGTGATGAATAAAGCACCAGCCCCACAGCTACCATCTGCAAACA GTGTTCAGGtgttctcctcttcttcagtccATATACCAGTCAgtctatcttcctcctcctctgcctccacaGCTAAGCCCCCAGTTGGCCGCGATCCCACAGAGAAGATCTGTAACAAACGGATACTTGGCTTTGACAACAAGTCATTGG GAGCTGCCAGAACGTGCATGAAATTCGTTGGGGGATTTTACTCTCATGGTCAGGAGACAAATGGAGAATCCCGACCAAAGAACTCTTTTCACCACAAGGGGGAGACAACTGCAGACATG GTGCATTTCAATGATGACGAGTGTGCAGTCTGTAAGGACGGAGGGGAGCTAATTTGTTGTGATGGCTGTCCTCAGGCTTTTCATTTAACCTGCCTGGACCCTCCACTCATATCTATCCCaat TGGGTCTTGGCAGTGTGAGAGGTGTCGTGGTAAAAGGGTGAAAAAAGAGGATGCTCAAATGCCTTTACAG cCTTCAGTTGCCCAGACACAGACAGTCCCCAGCAACTCCAACTGCCTTGTCTCACTGTCTACTAGCGCCACGTCATCCATGAATGCTCCTGGAATCGGAAATCAA TGCTCAGGCGAGGAGCTGGTCACTCTGAGGGAGGCGTGTGGTGTTTGTCATCTAACAGAAGGAGACCTGACTCTCTGCCTCCAGTGTTTGGGGTGTTTCCATTCACACTGCCACTTCTCCAA TGGGAGATCCATCTGCCTGTCCTGCTCCAGGTCCTGGGGAAGCTCTGCAGTCAATGAGGCTGAATCCAGAGGATTACAG GCTGCCACAGGGGCTCAAATTCCACTTGCTTATGATCCAAACACCTCTCTCGCCGAGCACAGACTCCTGAAAGATGAAATAAGCTCCATTCTGGGAGAC CCGCTGTCCATCGATGGCGTCTTGCACTGGACATTCCAAAACAACTCTAATTCTGTTCCAGACTCTCAGGGATGCTACCAGTGA